One Xyrauchen texanus isolate HMW12.3.18 chromosome 46, RBS_HiC_50CHRs, whole genome shotgun sequence DNA segment encodes these proteins:
- the calml4b gene encoding calmodulin-like protein 4, whose protein sequence is MWSSNIPRQQWYPAELGGAAAQTMSTDKSGELDFSTFLSVMHRLIQKENPWVEIMQVLKMMDQKKQGFIIESELKAKLMGLGERLTDEEVNESSVASDGRIDYEAFIKTVNKPEFQNFPVSARIPSDRLCQWFNCPDNSKSRSFIVTGVVF, encoded by the exons atgtggAGTAGCAATATACCCAGACAGCAGTGGTATCCGGCTGAACTCGGGGGTgcagcggctcagactatgagcacag ATAAGAGCGGCGAGTTGGACTTCTCCACGTTTCTCAGCGTGATGCACCGGCTTATCCAGAAGGAGAACCCGTGGGTTGAGATCATGCAGGTGCTGAAGATGATGGACCAAAAGAAACAAGGCTTCATCATTGAGTCTGAGCTCAAAGCCAAGCTCATGGGACTTGGAGAACGACTCACAGATGAAGAAG TGAATGAATCCAGCGTGGCGTCTGATGGACGAATCGATTATGAGGCGTTTATAAAGACGGTGAACAAACCAGAATTCCAGAACTTCCCTGTTTCTGCAAGAATCCCGTCGGACCGGTTGTG TCAGTGGTTTAACTGTCCAGATAATTCAAAGTCTCGTTCATTTATCGTAACAGGAGTTGTGTTTTAA
- the fem1b gene encoding protein fem-1 homolog B, producing MVEVPALARLESLARYVHKAASEGRVLTLAALLLNHSTVQTRYLLEFVTQVAGQRSTPLIIAARNGHDKVVRLLLDHYKVDTEQTGTVRFDGYIIDGATALWCAAGAGHFEVVRLLVSHNANVNHTTLTNSTPLRAACFDGRLDIVRYLVEHTADISIANKYDNTCLMIAAYKGHTDVVFFLLERGADPNAKAHCGATALHFAAEAGHLDIVKELVRCQAAMAVNGHGMTPLKVAAESCKADVVELLLTHADCEVASRIEALELLGASFANDRENYDILKTYHYLYLAMLERHRDPERVTAKEFSAPVEAYGRRAECQTLQELEAIRHDRNALHMEGLMIRERILGADNIDVSHPIIYRGAVYADNMDFEQCIKLWLHALHLRQRGKRSTHKDLLRFAQVFSQMVHLKEPVQAWDVEQVLRASILEIRLSKERVETATDAELPGATDNYESNVFTFLYLVCISTKTQCNEEERARINKQIYDLIRLDPRSREGSSLLHLAASSSTPVDDFHTNDVCSFPNAQVTKLLIDCGAEVNAVDHDGNSPLHLIVQYNRPISDFLTLHAIIISLVEAGAHTDMTNRQKKTPLDKSTTGVSEILLKTQMRMSLKCLAARAVQQHKILYHDQIPKSLEEFVEFH from the exons ATGGTGGAGGTACCGGCTCTGGCCCGGTTGGAGTCCCTGGCCCGGTATGTTCACAAAGCAGCCAGTGAGGGGCGAGTCCTGACCCTGGCTGCCCTTCTGCTGAACCACTCCACGGTCCAGACCCGATACCTGCTGGAGTTTGTGACCCAGGTGGCCGGACAGAGATCCACACCGCTCATTATTGCTGCTCGGAATGGACATGACAAGGTCGTCCGACTGCTTTTGGATCATTACAAGGTGGACACTGAACAAACGGGGACTGTCAGGTTTGACGG GTATATCATTGATGGAGCCACAGCTCTTTGGTGTGCAGCTGGCGCTGGGCATTTCGAGGTGGTACGCTTGCTGGTCTCGCACAACGCCAACGTGAACCACACCACGCTCACTAACTCCACCCCTCTCAGGGCTGCGTGCTTCGATGGACGACTGGACATCGTACGGTACCTCGTAGAGCACACCGCAGACATCAGCATTGCCAATAAGTACGACAACACTTGTTTGATGATAGCGGCCTACAAGGGCCACACGGATGTTGTTTTCTTCCTGCTTGAACGTGGCGCGGATCCAAACGCCAAAGCGCACTGCGGTGCCACCGCACTGCACTTTGCTGCCGAGGCCGGGCATCTGGACATCGTGAAGGAGCTTGTACGATGCCAAGCAGCTATGGCGGTTAACGGTCATGGAATGACGCCCCTCAAGGTGGCAGCAGAGAGCTGTAAAGCGGACGTCGTAGAGTTGCTGCTTACGCATGCGGATTGCGAAGTAGCCAGCCGTATCGAAGCGCTAGAACTGCTTGGCGCATCCTTCGCCAACGACCGAGAGAATTACGACATTCTTAAGACCTACCACTACTTATACCTGGCCATGCTGGAACGACATCGCGATCCAGAGAGGGTCACCGCCAAGGAGTTTTCGGCACCTGTCGAGGCGTACGGAAGACGGGCGGAATGCCAAACTTTGCAAGAGTTAGAGGCCATTAGGCACGATCGCAATGCATTACACATGGAAGGCCTGATGATTCGCGAAAGAATTCTGGGAGCGGATAACATCGATGTGTCACATCCCATAATATACCGTGGGGCCGTCTACGCTGACAACATGGACTTTGAGCAGTGCATCAAGCTGTGGTTGCATGCCTTGCACTTACGTCAACGAGGAAAACGCAGCACGCATAAAGACCTCTTGAGATTTGCGCAAGTGTTCTCGCAAATGGTGCACTTAAAGGAGCCGGTCCAGGCGTGGGACGTGGAACAAGTTTTGCGCGCCAGCATCCTGGAGATCCGCCTCAGCAAGGAGCGTGTGGAGACCGCCACAGATGCGGAATTGCCTGGGGCCACTGACAACTACGAATCCAATGTGTTTACCTTCCTCTACCTGGTTTGCATCTCCACGAAAACCCAATGCAACGAAGAGGAAAGAGCGCGTATTAACAAACAGATCTATGACCTGATACGACTCGATCCGCGCTCCAGAGAGGGGTCCTCACTTCTGCACCTAGCGGCGAGCTCTAGTACGCCCGTAGATGACTTTCACACCAATGACGTGTGTAGTTTCCCCAACGCACAAGTGACGAAATTGCTAATAGACTGTGGCGCAGAGGTCAACGCAGTTGATCATGACGGAAATAGTCCGTTACACCTCATAGTACAATACAACCGGCCAATCAGTGACTTCCTCACCCTCCACGCCATCATTATTAGCCTCGTAGAAGCCGGCGCTCATACAGACATGACCAACAGACAAAAGAAGACTCCGCTTGATAAAAGTACGACTGGCGTTTCGGAAATCCTTCTGAAGACGCAAATGAGGATGAGTCTGAAGTGTCTGGCGGCTCGTGCCGTTCAACAACATAAGATCTTGTATCACGACCAAATCCCTAAAAGTCTTGAAGAGTTTGTCGAATTTCACTGA
- the rxfp3.3b gene encoding relaxin-3 receptor 1: MQALHRPVLVRAPQSELLLERMAEYLNQSSVNGSGSDLTRFSNLEEIDLAADGTLELRVMISIVYSVVCAVGLVGNLLVFFLIKVRQRRKKSTINFFILNLAVTDFQFVLTLPFWAVENAMDFSWPFGHAMCKIVLTVTVMNMYASVFFLTAMSVTRYWSVASALKDRTRNKTCSVKLVSALLWVLATVATAPTAIFSTVSKISGVKLCLQGFPDGHQWLALYQLQKILVAFVFPMLIITVCYLLLLRLIRLRSMNNNLPKRRSRVTKSVTIVVLSFFICWLPNHAITFWGVLVKFNVVNWDKVYYMVHTYVFPVTVCLANVNSCLNPVLYCLMRREFRKMLKDFFWRISTPAIAKNCQVRPFSGTVKEHHDSQAAIPLNVMETEQFRLSVVNGPCDALPSTDCAVNR, translated from the coding sequence ATGCAAGCTCTCCATAGACCGGTGCTGGTCCGAGCACCCCAGTCCGAGCTGTTGCTGGAGAGGATGGCGGAGTACCTGAACCAGAGCTCCGTTAATGGATCTGGATCCGATTTGACCCGCTTCAGCAACCTGGAGGAGATCGACTTGGCCGCGGATGGAACCCTGGAGCTGCGCGTCATGATATCGATCGTGTACTCGGTGGTGTGCGCGGTGGGTCTGGTGGGGAACCTGCTGGTGTTTTTCCTTATAAAGGTCCGGCAGAGAAGAAAAAAGTCCACAATTAACTTTTTCATCCTGAATCTCGCGGTCACCGACTTTCAATTCGTGCTAACGCTTCCGTTCTGGGCTGTGGAAAACGCGATGGACTTTAGCTGGCCGTTTGGACACGCCATGTGTAAGATTGTCCTCACGGTGACCGTGATGAACATGTACGCGAGCGTTTTCTTCCTCACCGCGATGAGCGTGACGCGTTACTGGTCCGTGGCTTCAGCGCTCAAGGATCGAACCCGCAACAAAACGTGCTCGGTGAAGCTGGTCAGCGCGCTTTTGTGGGTCCTCGCCACGGTGGCCACGGCACCCACGGCCATTTTCTCCACCGTGTCCAAGATCAGCGGCGTCAAACTGTGTCTGCAGGGGTTCCCAGATGGACACCAGTGGCTCGCGCTCTATCAACTCCAGAAAATTCTAGTTGCATTTGTTTTTCCGATGCTCATCATCACTGTGTGTTATTTGCTCCTGTTGCGCCTCATTCGCCTCAGGAGTATGAACAACAATCTCCCGAAACGCAGATCCAGAGTCACCAAATCCGTCACCATTGTGGTCTTATCGTTCTTCATATGCTGGCTGCCAAACCACGCCATCACGTTCTGGGGCGTCCTGGTGAAGTTCAACGTGGTTAACTGGGATAAAGTCTACTACATGGTCCACACATACGTGTTCCCGGTGACCGTCTGCCTGGCGAACGTAAACAGCTGCCTGAATCCGGTGTTGTATTGCCTGATGCGGAGGGAGTTCAGGAAAATGTTGAAGGATTTCTTCTGGCGAATTTCCACGCCGGCTATCGCCAAAAACTGTCAGGTCCGTCCGTTTTCCGGTACCGTGAAAGAACATCATGACAGCCAGGCGGCGATTCCGTTGAATGTGATGGAGACTGAGCAGTTCAGACTGTCGGTGGTGAACGGGCCATGCGACGCGTTACCGTCCACAGACTGCGCCGTTAACAGGTAG
- the cln6b gene encoding ceroid-lipofuscinosis neuronal protein 6 homolog: MPSIMRKRPNSAMHAALLTRQMWRETDSCLKNAPFHLDLWGSFTVQNWLLDVGRPVVMIFCPMEWLPLNKPTAGDYLHMLYIITTPFLLLKLIERSPKTLPRSAVYLCIITFVMGASIHLVGDSINHRLLLSGYQLHLSVRENPIMRNIKPQTLIDSFDLLHFYDESLGHCMWCVPLFLILFLYFTGCFTIVKEERMMPFSAWLLLGPSTLYYWYLVTEGQIFIPFIFTFFAMMATVVHQKRKGLILDSNGLFLLYSFAVSLVLVTIWVACLWNDKVLQKKYPGVMYIPEPWALYTLHLRDKHRTFTD; encoded by the exons ATGCCATCCATCATGCGCAAGAGACCGAACTCTGCCATGCACGCTGCTTTACTGACCAG ACAGATGTGGAGGGAGACGGACTCCTGCCTGAAGAACGCTCCGTTTCATTTGGACCTCTGGGGCTCTTTCACGGTACAGAACTGGCTGCTGGACGTTGGCAGGcctgttgtcatg ATCTTTTGCCCAATGGAGTGGCTTCCTCTGAACAAACCCACCGCTGGCGATTACCTCCACATGCTGTACATCATCACTACTCCCTTCCTGTTGCTCAAG ctCATAGAGCGAAGCCCGAAGACCTTACCTCGCTCTGCGGTCtacctgtgtatcattacatttGTGATGGGGGCCAGTATACACCTGGTCGGGGACTCAATCAACCATCGGCTGCTGCTCAGTGGATACCAGCTACACCTGTCCGTCAGAGAGAATCCGATCATGAGGAACATCAAACCACAAACCCTG ATCGACTCTTTTGACCTGCTGCACTTTTATGATGAGAGTTTGGGACATTGTATGTG GTGTGTTCCACTATTTCTCATCTTATTCCTCTATTTCACTGGCTGTTTCACTATTGTCAAAGAAGAGAGGATGATGCCCTTCTCTGCTTGGCTTCTATTGGGTCCTAGTACCCTTTATTACTG GTATCTCGTGACGGAAGGACAAATCTTCATCccgtttattttcacattttttgcCATGATGGCTACTGTTGTGCACCAGAAACGAAAAGGATTAATTCTGGACAGTAACGGACTCTTCCTGCTGTACAGTTTTGCAGTATCTCTCGTGTTAGTAACCATCTGGGTCGCGTGTCTGTGGAACGACAAGGTGTTACAAAAGAAATATCCAGGAGTGATGTACATACCAGAGCCGTGGGCCCTTTATACACTACACCTTAGAGACAAACATAGGACATTTACAGACTGA